Proteins from a genomic interval of Maniola hyperantus chromosome 1, iAphHyp1.2, whole genome shotgun sequence:
- the LOC117990307 gene encoding aldo-keto reductase AKR2E4-like yields the protein MEEAKRLGLTKSIGVSNFEKEHFDLILPYCTTLPAVNEIEVNPTFTNTELVEYCQEQGIIVMAYGPLGYTVPRPWARNNRPPPSLNDPVLVKMANKYNVTTSQVTLRFLMDLGLIPIPRSTNKKHIQLNIDLFKFSLTDEEVERISNFNINRPVYAVTPAQIAEAYEERMQHGNERNRKLYPL from the exons ATGGAAGAGGCAAAAAGGTTGGGTTTGACAAAGTCCATTGGCGTTTCAAATTTCGAGAAAGAACATTTTGATCTCATCTTGCCTTATTGCACAACACTACCTGCTGTTAACGAAATTGAG GTTAACCCTACATTCACAAATACAGAATTGGTGGAATATTGTCAGGAGCAGGGGATTATTGTGATGGCTTATGGACCCCTAGGTTACACGGTCCCTAGGCCCTGGGCCCGTAATAATCGACCACCTCCTTCGTTGAACGACCCCGTGTTGGTGAAAATGGCCAATAAATACAACGTTACTACTAGTCAAGTTACCCTCCGTTTTTTG ATGGATCTTGGCCTCATACCAATACCGAGGTCCACCAACAAAAAGCATATTCAGTTGAACATTGATCTATTCAAGTTTTCTCTTACTGATGAAGAAGTGGAGAGAATCAGCAATTTTAACATAAACAGACCAGTCTACGCCGTGACTCCAGCTCAAATTGCCGAAGCTTATGAAGAGAGAATGCAGCACGGAAATGAGCGTAATAGAAAATTATATCCattgtaa
- the Ppt2 gene encoding lysosomal thioesterase PPT2 homolog isoform X2 gives MDKNLVVFILLFLFVHLCSTYKPVVLVHGIMTGSGSMEMINHRIQEKHPGTKVYNVNRFESWSSLETMWHQVMEIGMDIANFSSQHPEGINLIAGFLHVVFPGLVKESAYELFYSRVGQHTSVGNYWKDPYHQTLYETYSVYLPYINNHIQSVKSDDFKSNLLRLKRLVLIGGPDDQVITPWESSQFGYYDVNETVVGMRDQEIYQSDRIGLRALDESNRLHIVTVPGVNHFNWHMNVSIVDDYLLPYLD, from the exons ATGGATAAGAATCTTGTGGTCTTCATtctactttttttatttgtccATCTATGTTCTACTTACAAACCTGTGGTGTTAGTTCATGGGATCATGACTGGCAGTGGCAGTATGGAAATGATTAACCATAGAATCCAAGAG AAACATCCGGGCACAAAAGTGTATAATGTGAATAGATTTGAGAGTTGGTCAAGCTTGGAGACCATGTGGCATCAAGTTATGGAGATTGGAATGGATATAGCCAACTTTTCCAGTCAACATCCGGAAGGAATCAATCTTATTG CTGGCTTCCTCCATGTAGTGTTCCCTGGTCTAGTAAAAGAGTCGGCGTATGAACTGTTCTATTCTCGGGTTGGACAACACACCTCAGTGGGCAACTACTGGAAAGATCCTTACCATCAGACTTTATATGAGACATATAGTGTGTACCTGCCTTATATCAATAATCATATTCA ATCTGTAAAGTCGGACGATTTCAAGAGCAACTTGCTTCGATTGAAAAGATTAGTTCTCATAGGAGGGCCAGATGACCAAGTTATCACACCCTGGGAAAGCAG CCAATTCGGTTACTACGACGTAAACGAAACGGTAGTAGGGATGCGAGATCAAGAGATCTACCAATCCGATAGAATCGGCTTAAGGGCGCTCGACGAAAGCAATCGACTTCACATAGTCACCGTGCCGGGAGTCAACCATTTCAACTGGCACATGAACGTGAGCATAGTCGACGACTATCTGTTGCCATACTTAGATTAA
- the Ppt2 gene encoding lysosomal thioesterase PPT2 homolog isoform X1 has translation MDKNLVVFILLFLFVHLCSTYKPVVLVHGIMTGSGSMEMINHRIQEKHPGTKVYNVNRFESWSSLETMWHQVMEIGMDIANFSSQHPEGINLIGYSQGGLVARGIVQTFSNVSVSTFISLSSPQAGQYGAGFLHVVFPGLVKESAYELFYSRVGQHTSVGNYWKDPYHQTLYETYSVYLPYINNHIQSVKSDDFKSNLLRLKRLVLIGGPDDQVITPWESSQFGYYDVNETVVGMRDQEIYQSDRIGLRALDESNRLHIVTVPGVNHFNWHMNVSIVDDYLLPYLD, from the exons ATGGATAAGAATCTTGTGGTCTTCATtctactttttttatttgtccATCTATGTTCTACTTACAAACCTGTGGTGTTAGTTCATGGGATCATGACTGGCAGTGGCAGTATGGAAATGATTAACCATAGAATCCAAGAG AAACATCCGGGCACAAAAGTGTATAATGTGAATAGATTTGAGAGTTGGTCAAGCTTGGAGACCATGTGGCATCAAGTTATGGAGATTGGAATGGATATAGCCAACTTTTCCAGTCAACATCCGGAAGGAATCAATCTTATTG GATATTCCCAAGGTGGTTTAGTCGCAAGAGGCATTGTGCAGACATTCTCAAATGTTTCTGTTAGCACTTTCATATCACTGAGCTCTCCTCAGGCGGGACAGTATGGAG CTGGCTTCCTCCATGTAGTGTTCCCTGGTCTAGTAAAAGAGTCGGCGTATGAACTGTTCTATTCTCGGGTTGGACAACACACCTCAGTGGGCAACTACTGGAAAGATCCTTACCATCAGACTTTATATGAGACATATAGTGTGTACCTGCCTTATATCAATAATCATATTCA ATCTGTAAAGTCGGACGATTTCAAGAGCAACTTGCTTCGATTGAAAAGATTAGTTCTCATAGGAGGGCCAGATGACCAAGTTATCACACCCTGGGAAAGCAG CCAATTCGGTTACTACGACGTAAACGAAACGGTAGTAGGGATGCGAGATCAAGAGATCTACCAATCCGATAGAATCGGCTTAAGGGCGCTCGACGAAAGCAATCGACTTCACATAGTCACCGTGCCGGGAGTCAACCATTTCAACTGGCACATGAACGTGAGCATAGTCGACGACTATCTGTTGCCATACTTAGATTAA